The following proteins are encoded in a genomic region of Lutra lutra chromosome 16, mLutLut1.2, whole genome shotgun sequence:
- the LOC125087956 gene encoding C-C motif chemokine 3-like gives MEVPAAGLAVLLLTAALCSQTSSSFFGADTPTSCCFFYVSRQIPRKFVVDYYETSSQCSKPGVIFQTKKGRQICAHPREAWVQEYISNMELNA, from the exons ATGGAGGTCCCTGCTGCTGGCCTGGCCGTCCTGCTTCTCACTGCGGCACTCTGTTCCCAGACCTCCTCTTCCTTTT TTGGTGCTGACACCCCGACCTCCTGCTGCTTCTTCTATGTCTCTCGGCAGATTCCTCGGAAATTTGTGGTCGACTATTATGAGACCAGCAGCCAGTGCTCCAAGCCCGGTGTCAT TTTCCAAACCAAAAAAGGCCGACAGATCTGTGCCCACCCGAGGGAGGCCTGGGTCCAGGAGTACATCAGCAACATGGAGCTGAATGCCTGA